In Phragmitibacter flavus, a genomic segment contains:
- a CDS encoding tetratricopeptide repeat protein, protein MMIIDMKNKVTAAAFLVTVITCALSGDLSAQAVMVLNSPKSFRSDGGEGGASTVRLEVTGKDALLEVKEEFEDGSSVDGHAMFSGGRLAMVLGEGAEYLSVFSTDEGAMFGHSSVIQAAAKLKSDRLEATSVDEEFVTNDGSRFVVKMNKNEGTGLVVAVTDDEKVGVAVVDPGFLAIALAGEEAEVRLELLSFLSDGKSMVGRMVVSGSLAAGVRELQVTSGSKEFVAWLEAQAEVPRVAGKTAIKPADAAARKAADALFDGASEAYGRGELKKALEGLDRAIQLDPGFGAAYTNRGVITANQGAVDEALGDFDQAVRFNAYDVTAWGMRGLIHYKAKHLRFAIHCYDRVLSLQPENVKYLGNRAKARSETGDLKGSLEDYDQYMELEKGNAVAYNNRGLVRFELGDVEGALEDYAVSLKMDPKSAMAWSNKAGALLDLGRYDEAVEAYGMALEIDPKRKVDLKGRASVQEILKNWEGAIGDYDRILEIDPRDAEAFDARGFVKDFAGDTKGAVADLTLSLEIDPDNEHAWFNRGAIHQREGRWKEAADDFRNCLKSGDEYTNYSQLYLWLCQGKMGEMEAATKDFEAFLLSIEKGGENRWFHHVAGFLLGRVNEEALFAAVDRTGDEDEGAQDCEAWYYVGLKRMEAGDKKGAVDAFGQCVATDLWIHLEYAAAKTRLEELR, encoded by the coding sequence ATGATGATCATCGATATGAAGAATAAAGTTACAGCCGCAGCTTTTTTAGTTACGGTGATCACTTGTGCGCTGTCGGGGGATCTTTCGGCCCAGGCGGTGATGGTGTTGAATTCCCCCAAGAGTTTTCGATCTGATGGTGGGGAAGGTGGTGCGAGCACGGTGAGGCTTGAGGTGACGGGAAAGGATGCGTTGTTGGAGGTAAAGGAAGAGTTTGAAGATGGATCTTCGGTTGATGGGCATGCGATGTTTTCTGGTGGGCGGTTGGCGATGGTTTTGGGTGAGGGTGCGGAATATTTGTCGGTTTTTTCAACGGATGAGGGGGCGATGTTTGGGCATTCGTCAGTCATTCAAGCAGCTGCAAAGTTGAAGAGTGACAGGTTGGAGGCGACATCGGTGGACGAGGAGTTTGTGACGAATGATGGGAGCAGGTTTGTGGTGAAAATGAATAAGAATGAGGGGACGGGTTTGGTGGTGGCGGTGACGGATGATGAGAAGGTGGGCGTGGCTGTGGTTGATCCTGGTTTTCTGGCGATTGCGTTGGCGGGAGAGGAGGCTGAGGTGAGGCTGGAGTTGTTGAGTTTTCTGTCTGATGGGAAGTCGATGGTGGGTCGAATGGTGGTGTCAGGTTCTTTGGCGGCGGGGGTGCGTGAGTTACAGGTTACCAGTGGTTCCAAGGAATTTGTGGCATGGCTTGAAGCGCAGGCGGAGGTTCCGAGGGTGGCGGGGAAGACGGCGATCAAACCTGCGGATGCAGCCGCGAGGAAGGCGGCGGATGCGCTGTTTGATGGGGCGAGTGAAGCGTATGGAAGGGGTGAGCTGAAGAAGGCATTGGAGGGGTTGGATCGTGCGATTCAACTGGATCCGGGGTTTGGTGCGGCTTACACGAACCGGGGTGTCATCACGGCGAATCAGGGGGCGGTGGATGAGGCGCTGGGTGACTTTGATCAGGCGGTGCGGTTCAATGCTTATGATGTGACGGCTTGGGGGATGCGTGGGTTGATTCATTACAAGGCGAAGCATTTGCGTTTTGCGATTCATTGTTATGATCGTGTGCTGTCGTTGCAGCCGGAGAATGTCAAGTATCTGGGTAATAGGGCAAAGGCTAGGAGTGAAACGGGGGATTTGAAGGGGTCGTTGGAAGATTATGATCAATACATGGAGTTAGAGAAGGGCAATGCTGTGGCTTACAATAATCGTGGGTTGGTGAGGTTTGAACTTGGGGATGTGGAGGGGGCGTTGGAAGATTATGCGGTGAGTTTGAAGATGGATCCGAAGAGTGCGATGGCGTGGTCGAACAAGGCGGGTGCGCTTCTGGATTTGGGTCGGTATGATGAGGCGGTGGAGGCTTATGGGATGGCGTTGGAGATTGATCCCAAACGCAAGGTGGATTTGAAGGGGCGGGCTTCTGTTCAGGAGATCCTGAAAAATTGGGAGGGTGCGATTGGAGACTATGACCGGATTTTGGAGATTGATCCACGGGACGCGGAAGCTTTCGATGCGAGGGGCTTTGTGAAGGATTTTGCTGGTGATACGAAGGGAGCGGTGGCGGACTTGACGCTTAGTCTGGAGATCGATCCAGATAACGAACACGCGTGGTTTAACCGGGGGGCAATTCATCAGCGTGAAGGACGTTGGAAGGAGGCGGCGGATGATTTTAGAAATTGTTTGAAATCGGGGGATGAATATACCAATTATTCTCAACTCTACCTTTGGTTGTGTCAGGGGAAGATGGGAGAGATGGAGGCGGCGACGAAGGATTTTGAAGCTTTCCTGCTTTCAATTGAGAAGGGTGGGGAGAATCGGTGGTTTCATCATGTCGCGGGGTTTCTTCTGGGGCGTGTGAACGAGGAGGCTTTGTTTGCGGCTGTCGACAGGACGGGTGATGAGGATGAGGGGGCGCAGGATTGTGAGGCCTGGTATTATGTGGGTCTGAAGAGGATGGAAGCGGGCGATAAGAAGGGAGCGGTCGATGCATTTGGCCAGTGTGTGGCAACCGATCTTTGGATTCACCTTGAGTATGCTGCGGCCAAAACCCGGCTTGAGGAACTGCGGTGA
- a CDS encoding ArsR/SmtB family transcription factor, producing the protein MEKVAGIFSAFADATRLSILQELRGGRLSVGELVANLGTSQANISKHLKLLHQAGLLTREREGLQVFYKVSEDSVYEMCQFACKRLNENAQASITEDYFI; encoded by the coding sequence TTGGAAAAAGTCGCCGGGATTTTTTCCGCCTTTGCCGATGCCACCCGGCTCTCCATCCTGCAGGAACTGCGAGGTGGCCGACTCAGTGTGGGAGAACTCGTCGCCAACCTCGGCACCTCCCAGGCCAACATCTCCAAACACCTCAAACTTCTCCATCAGGCCGGCCTCCTCACCCGCGAACGCGAAGGCCTCCAGGTGTTCTACAAAGTCTCCGAAGACTCCGTTTACGAAATGTGCCAGTTCGCCTGCAAACGCCTCAACGAAAACGCGCAGGCCTCCATCACCGAAGACTACTTCATCTAA
- a CDS encoding rhodanese-like domain-containing protein, with the protein MDQVSPQVLAARLNDGSRQPLLLDVRTPIEHQEVHLPQARLRPLDELDAAQLAKQEGQDCEVVVICRSGGRASKAAEKLAAAGMSKVSVLDGGMQAWTGAGLPANRGQKMMSLERQVRIAAGSMVVIGVALGTLVHPGFYGLSAFVGAGLVFAGVTDWCGMGLLLAKAPWNQTGGSGSCCATKSAR; encoded by the coding sequence ATTGATCAAGTTTCTCCCCAAGTTCTCGCTGCACGACTGAATGACGGCTCAAGACAGCCATTGCTGCTGGATGTGCGCACCCCGATTGAACACCAAGAGGTTCATCTTCCGCAGGCGCGTTTGCGTCCGCTGGATGAGCTGGATGCAGCCCAGCTGGCCAAGCAGGAGGGGCAGGATTGTGAGGTGGTGGTGATTTGTCGAAGTGGGGGTCGGGCGAGCAAGGCAGCGGAAAAACTTGCGGCGGCGGGGATGAGCAAAGTGAGTGTTTTGGATGGCGGTATGCAGGCGTGGACGGGGGCGGGGCTTCCGGCGAATCGCGGTCAGAAGATGATGTCGCTGGAGCGGCAGGTGCGCATCGCGGCGGGTTCGATGGTGGTGATTGGAGTGGCGCTGGGCACGTTGGTTCATCCGGGGTTTTACGGGCTGAGTGCTTTTGTGGGAGCCGGGTTGGTGTTCGCGGGCGTTACCGACTGGTGTGGCATGGGCTTGCTGCTGGCAAAAGCGCCATGGAACCAGACAGGTGGAAGCGGCTCGTGCTGCGCGACGAAAAGTGCCCGGTGA
- a CDS encoding MBL fold metallo-hydrolase — protein sequence MFLRQVYDSHLAQYAYVIGCQKTGEAVVIDPLRDVAQYREIAEGEGLKLSAVVETHIHADFVSGARELAAQGAAVYVSAEGGADWQSEWAKDLPTLHLLRDGDSFSIGKIKLQAMHTPGHTPEHLCYLVTDEGGGADEAMALISGDFLFVGDVGRPDLLEQAAGFAGTQEAGARQLYQSLRKLEFLPDHLQVLPAHGAGSACGKSLGSVPTSTLGYEKRFNRPLRLALEGKEEDFVAYILDGQPEPPLYFANMKKVNKMGPAVLGEVATPDELQLTQVTARLKEPDFVVVDTRSDREAFAASHLKGSLYAPAKSDFSGFAGSYLMPDEKVVMVVEDGQEADNLSKQLRRIGIDHVLGWLPAESLTKAGSNDLARIDTVKFAEVEDYLNTHDDATVVDVRRAGEYAEDHVKGAVNMAHTRLRARSNELPVDVPVVVHCQSGNRAAVAAAWLSREGREVLLVNDSFAHVADAMLA from the coding sequence ATGTTTTTACGCCAAGTTTATGATTCGCATTTGGCCCAGTATGCCTATGTCATTGGGTGTCAGAAGACGGGTGAAGCGGTCGTCATTGATCCATTGCGCGATGTGGCCCAGTATCGGGAGATCGCGGAAGGGGAGGGATTAAAACTTTCAGCGGTGGTGGAGACGCACATTCATGCGGATTTTGTGAGTGGGGCGCGGGAGCTTGCAGCACAAGGCGCGGCGGTTTATGTCTCTGCAGAAGGGGGGGCGGACTGGCAGTCGGAGTGGGCGAAGGATTTGCCGACGCTGCATTTGCTGCGTGATGGAGACAGTTTCTCTATTGGCAAGATCAAGCTGCAGGCAATGCACACGCCGGGTCATACACCGGAGCATCTCTGTTATCTGGTGACTGATGAAGGTGGTGGAGCGGATGAGGCAATGGCGTTGATCTCAGGGGACTTTCTTTTTGTGGGGGATGTGGGTCGGCCAGATTTATTGGAACAGGCGGCGGGGTTTGCGGGAACGCAGGAGGCGGGGGCGAGACAGCTTTACCAAAGTCTGAGGAAGTTGGAGTTTTTGCCGGATCATTTGCAGGTGCTTCCGGCGCATGGGGCGGGCAGTGCGTGTGGCAAGTCTTTGGGGTCGGTGCCGACATCGACGTTGGGGTATGAAAAGCGGTTCAACCGTCCGTTGAGGCTTGCGCTTGAGGGGAAAGAGGAGGATTTCGTGGCTTACATTTTGGATGGTCAGCCGGAGCCGCCGCTTTATTTCGCCAACATGAAGAAGGTGAACAAGATGGGACCGGCTGTTCTGGGTGAAGTGGCAACGCCAGATGAGTTGCAATTAACTCAGGTGACTGCGCGCTTGAAGGAGCCGGACTTCGTGGTGGTAGACACGCGATCAGACCGTGAGGCCTTTGCGGCAAGTCACCTGAAAGGTAGTCTGTATGCGCCGGCCAAAAGCGACTTTTCGGGATTTGCCGGTTCGTATCTGATGCCGGATGAAAAGGTGGTGATGGTGGTGGAAGATGGACAAGAGGCCGATAACTTATCGAAGCAGTTGCGTCGCATTGGGATTGATCACGTCTTAGGTTGGTTGCCTGCGGAGTCGCTGACAAAGGCTGGCAGTAATGATCTGGCGAGGATTGATACGGTGAAGTTTGCTGAGGTGGAGGACTATCTCAACACTCATGATGATGCGACCGTGGTTGATGTGCGCCGCGCGGGGGAATATGCGGAGGACCATGTGAAAGGAGCGGTGAATATGGCACATACACGACTGAGGGCACGTTCAAATGAGCTTCCCGTTGACGTGCCGGTGGTGGTGCATTGTCAAAGTGGCAATCGGGCTGCTGTTGCAGCGGCGTGGCTAAGTCGTGAAGGTCGGGAGGTGCTTTTGGTCAATGACTCCTTTGCGCATGTTGCCGATGCGATGTTGGCCTGA